One Triticum dicoccoides isolate Atlit2015 ecotype Zavitan chromosome 5B, WEW_v2.0, whole genome shotgun sequence genomic window carries:
- the LOC119310539 gene encoding BTB/POZ domain-containing protein POB1-like, whose product MAAVAAAELGLDFSRGGVVPSLEFAFNSAHFSDRELRLEIVASESGGGSIADEEHHQRKVLLQEKTFYINSAILASRSSFFLKLFSNGMKESAQTHSAIRIADSEENALMELLRYMYGGKLTATEPTLLLDILMVADKFGVLSCMRHCSRLLTSLPMSTTESALLYIDYPCSASLASEVQRVIRVAKELLANKYMDFEKFALEMMDFPLVGIEAIFSSMGLQVLTEGNIYTFMLTWARARYPALDERREILTCRLLPLVRFNHMTRAALQDILARTDDDIDHEQVTERITEVLLRKAHPTQMEGALKSRGQFAERGYHFKPVELVVLHPCRPEFAVYLDLTFEECSRLFPSGDIFSHPFQLEGWELYLMATCTIDEQSKLYSFGLWLVVTRNLKGSKYLRVRYRIDARTRSSGKFERAFNDQNTFTGDGITGCSDLFDIPWSTFLADDNLFIDGVLHLKVYFL is encoded by the exons atggcggcggtggcggcagcagAGTTGGGGCTGGACTTCTCGCGCGGCGGCGTGGTGCCCAGTTTGGAGTTCGCGTTCAATTCGGCACACTTCTCCGACAGGGAGCTGCGGTTAGAGATCGTCGCTTCGGAGTCCGGCGGAGGATCCATTGCCGACGAGGAGCACCACCAGAGAAAGGTGC TTTTACAAGAAAAAACCTTTTATATCAATTCAGCAATTCTTGCTTCAAGAAGTTCTTTCTTTCTGAAG CTTTTCTCAAATGGCATGAAGGAATCTGCTCAGACGCATTCGGCAATTAGGATCGCTGATTCAG AGGAAAATGCCCTTATGGAGCTTTTAAGGTATATGTACGGCGGGAAGTTGACTGCAACTGAGCCCACTCTCCTGCTCGACATCTTGATGGTTGCGGATAAGTTTGGGGTTCTTTCATGCATGAGGCATTGTAGTCGTTTGCTCACAAGCTTGCCTATGTCGACCACAGAATCTGCACTGCTCTACATAGACTATCCTTGCTCGGCTTCATTGGCCTCTGAGGTCCAGCGTGTGATACGTGTAGCCAAGGAACTTCTTGCCAACAAATACATGGATTTTGAAAA GTTCGCGCTTGAAATGATGGATTTCCCTCTTGTTGGGATTGAAGCCATATTTTCAAGTATGGGCCTACAAGTACTAACTGAAGGTAACATATATACCTTTATGCTCACGTGGGCCCGTGCGCGATACCCAGCATTGGATGAAAGACGCGAGATCTTGACTTGTCGTTTACTTCCGCTGGTACGCTTCAATCATATGACACGTGCGGCACTTCAGGATATCCTAGCACGCACCGATGATGATATAGACCATGAGCAAGTAACTGAGCGTATTACTGAGGTACTTCTACGCAAAGCCCACCCAACACAGATGGAAGGTGCTCTAAAATCCCGTGGGCAATTCGCTGAGCGGGGTTACCATTTCAAACCTGTGGAATTGGTTGTTCTTCATCCATGCAGACCGGAGTTTGCGGTTTATTTGGATCTAACGTTCGAGGAGTGCTCCCGACTCTTCCCTTCTGGAGATATATTCTCGCATCCATTCCAACTCGAAGGGTGGGAGTTATATCTCATGGCAACATGTACAATTGATGAGCAGAGTAAGTTGTACAGCTTTGGCCTCTGGTTGGTAGTCACCAGGAATCTGAAGGGCTCAAAATATCTGAGAGTACGTTATAGGATTGATGCAAGGACTAGATCGTCAGGAAAATTTGAGAGAGCTTTCAACGATCAGAATACCTTCACCGGTGATGGGATAACGGGATGCTCTGATCTTTTTGACATTCCATGGTCAACGTTCCTTGCCGACGATAACCTCTTCATCGATGGTGTGTTGCATCTGAAAGTTTATTTTCTATAG